The window CGGACTAGCTAAGTCATGGTCTCACATatgaaataatacaaattaagttaTGACAAAtcgtaacaaaaaaaaaattacaaagaaAAATGCAAATACTAAGTCATAAAAACAACAAGCAAGATAAAacataaatcaataataaaattgacTCATTTAAGACTGAGATGAACAACATGCAGTAataaaaaagtttgtttattgGTGTTATGAAATATGAACAATTATCTAAGATCGAGTTTGAGAAATGAAAATCAAACTAGaatgaaatatttaagtttcattgtttttcaaattagtatataattattttattatttatgataaattaaaaaaaaaaccaataaaatcatttaaatacaagTTAATAACTTAATTAGTCCTAAGTTTTATgcatctaaatattcaaaatcaattaaagTATCTATTTGAGttcaatatttgaaatttatataaaataaattattctttatataataactagtttatttattattaaatttaatgtattttataattttaagataaaacaatttaaaactaaattattgaaatttcCGTCGATAAATGCTAAAACCTCTTAAAATAGTATAAACGTCGCTAAAATACTAAAACCAGAAAGTATTATTGTCAAGACGTTATTATTCGTCATTGTCCATAGTCTCGTCTTGATtagagaaataaaaacaaaaataaaatgttggTCTACTATATCTCACGCATAATGAGTTGTACACCAAATTGAGGTTGAATGCTGAGGATATAATATGGGGCATGGATATAATTAGGAGAAAGCTCAAATGTGAATCGTTGAAGGATCATAGATATAGCCATCTTTGCCTCTAGCATCGTGAAATTCTGTCCAACGCAAACTCTCGGCCCCCAACTAAACGGGAAATACGAGATTTGACCTTTTGTAGCCTTCAATATCCCTTCCGCGAATCGCTCAGGCTTGAATTCTTTTGCGTCGTCTCCCCAAATCTCTTTGTCTTGATGGACAAATATTATGGGCAAATTTATAGCTGTCCCAGCTTGCAAATGAAGTGATTCTCCTAGTTTCACATCTTCCTTAATGAACCTATTGAGCTCAGCCGCAGGAGGAAAAAGCCTTAGCACCTCATACAAAATCATTGTTACCTTAAAAGTACATGAGAAGAATCATTAACAAACTGGCATGTTAGCATGGACAAAGGAGGAGAGAGTTTAAGGTAAAAATCACTTACAATCTTAAGGCGGATGATCCCATCGAAATCCAGCTTGTTATCCTTCCCAAATACCTTTAAAACTTCTTCTCTTGCTCGTTGTTGCCATTCTTGATGTTGAGATAATAGGTACATTGTCCAAAGAAGTAAAGCCGAGCTGGTTTCATGACCGGCTAAATAAAAGAGCTTGCATTCTTCTACTACTTCCTTAATAGTCATTCCCATATTAATCTTCTTCCCATGTTTACTAACAGCTTGGTGTTGATTAGCCTCTCTGTTGTTGCATTCTAGTAATATGCTCAACAAATCTTCATTGTTAGCTTCTCCAGCTTCCAAATCTTTCATTCTTCTCTTGATTAGATCAATGAGTAAATCAtctaattccttatatatactCTTCATTCTCATGTTTCTCTTTGTGGGTAGAAACCTACATTAATTGATCATAACAGAGCATGTTTATAATTTACAAGTTTACTTACCTTAAAAAgagaagttatatatatatatatatacctcgATCCTGGAATGTTATCGATCTTAGAGCTTGAGTAAGGAGGTCAGCTTGTATTTGGAGAAGTTGAAATATCGTCCTTCCTTGTTCGTAGGAGTTCCCAAAAGCTGTACGAGAAATGGCATCAGCAGACAAGGATTGGAAATATGGCCATATGTCCAACTCTTTTGAGTCCTTCATTGCCTTTTCTCATGCACTTATCATGTCACCACAACTCACTTGAAATGCTGGAATCATAAGCTACAAAGATTTCGATTCGAGTCTTCAAAACTAGaacttttatcaaaaaaataaaaaataaataaaaaattattatgttaccTTTAACTTCTCCATATGAAAAGCAGGGTTGACAATTTTTCTGTGTTTGGTCCATTGATCATGATCATAGGTAGCCACTCCAGTAACCAAAAGTTTGGGCCTTGAGATAGTTGAAATTCTTTGACAACACCTACTTTATTAGTTCTGGTTCCATTATGTATACTCTTGGTATGTTTGCAAACCATATAAATGTGTTCTTAcctatcattttcaaataattaagtttCGCAAATGGTTCGTGTTTGAAGACTCGAAATTATGATTATAAAGACAGAGTTATTGTATTATGTCACTAAGTTATGGTCTttacttcaattttttatttggaCCCAATTGTTATTTGAGGCTCGAATTTGGGTCGTTTTCACCAAATTGGCTCAatctaaaaatgttaaaatgtcagttcatcttattttattttttttctaattaatttgtcacatTTTTAATTGAAGTGATATTTGGAGACATTTTATacgtatttttttaaattaaatattgttttcaatAGTTACAGgaaatatttgagaaaaattgaagagatatgtttaatatttatttttcaaaaaaattataatgacgtatttgtgtttttagttatatatatatatatatatatatatatatttagatatatatgcgTTTAAAATTGTGAAACAGAATGCTTTAAAAATGTGTAATATGTgagaataatttgaaaaataaaaaaaaaattatattatgtttttataaatgtgGCTAAAGAAATAAATGGGCATTGATTTGTTTGAGAGAATTTGAAGTCAAATATAACATCGTTCAAAATTAGAGCCTTATTTTTATCGAAAACATAATACATACCATAGACTTGGACGTTCTGATGAAGAAATGGAAAGATGCGTTTAAGAATGTCGTCTGAAAAGGAAATGGGAGTGGAACGCGCCTGTATGATTGCAGCAGAGTAATCTTTGAGATTGCCATACATAATTCTATATGGATTTCCCTTGAATCCTTGACTTGTCAGATGCTTCTCCATCCTCTTGGGTTTCAACCAAATCCATTCTAGAAACTTCCATCCATACCATACCGCCATCGCCAACGTTACCGCGACCATGTACAAAGCATCCATCTTTCAGAGAAATCAAAATAGATAATTAGATGTGGTTTTAGACTGGTTCCCATGCCTTTTATATATACatgcattttttaaattttagtatataatattattaattagaaaaatgattgggagagggaATTTGAAGAAGGGAACGGGAAAGAATGATGTGGCtcaatttgattagccaaaaaaataacaaaatttctccttcttctctctccttcACATTTTATGTGATGTAATGATACATCATTCCCCTCCTCATTcccctcaaattccctcccttATCATtcttctattaattatatattataaaatatctgaTTTAATCTATACTATAGACCTTATTGTTGTTGAAGAGGATTTGAAAGACATATAAATGGATTAGGGACTTTAGGATAAGAGAAATTGAATGGATAAGCCAAATTTTTCCATAAGTCAGTTTTCAATATtagaatgaagaaaaaaaaagtgtaattagatttattttcaatattagaatgaagaaaaaaaaagtgtaacTAGATTTATGTACTTATACAATTAGTTTATCTATCTtttatgtactaataaaagattatttaaacatTGTACTATAAAAAAGGGctcatttaacatttttagtaatcataattaatttttatttttaaatttatatatttatttattaaatattaatatattttttctctcttttttctattaattaaattaaaataattggtgATAAATGCtcgtatataaaataaaattaaaataataaataataaatacttatataaaaataataaaaaaaaaatatataaaaaaataaaaataaagagtttatttattaataaaaaagaaagagagaaaaaatatattaatatttaattaataaatatataaattaaaaaataaaaattaattatagtttactAAATGGATTAaatgaaacaattttttatttttattagtacatacagTTTAACGTCTGAGTGGAGCTTTTTTTCCttaaaattctttaaaagaatattgatattataatattaatatattatttatttcttactctatattatatataatataataaaaaaaattatattatatatatatatataatatattaatattttttttctctctacattatatatataatataaaaatatattaatttttttcactttttattattgtataatatttttatattgtaactattttatatttcaaatcttttttatttttaattttttaattttttttatcataaattcaacttttctatagaaattaaaaatcattttcaagtttaaaaaaatcagaaaaaaaattaatgctGTATTTTAATaccttataattatatttattttaatggttGGGGCcacaacattttaatttatattgagCCCCTATCCGGTATGTTGTATGgacttaattgaaaaaaatgaattaattatctgaatacaaataatttgtaaaaatgaaATTTGGGAATGAAAATGATCGTGTGTGACACTggatggaaaaaaaaaataaaaggatgagagatagaatttttatgttttcaaagAATCCGATTGTGCCACCACTTAATTCCTTCTTAAATTCCCTTTAACAAATTTCTATCCATCAATCATATctctaatatttatttcttctttattttttaaatagttacttcaaactatttttaaattttgatactaaataaatcttatttgatgtcaaagtttattatttagataagatgatctatatatatttaggatttattattgtaaaataatattagcttattttagtgatttttttttaaatcacaaataaactcttaaatatattgattttttttaagaaataatctTAAAGAGCTAAGTTAAATATATAGAACTTGAATTATAGagataaatatatgttaaataatttatcaagataaatattatatattaaatcatttgtcaatcaattaatgatatatatatatatatatatattaaataaatataaactttatatctttaacttattttttattatttgtatatttataagTGGATATACAAGATTATTAATATGgttaaatttttactttttcttaaaaaattcttttatttcagtttttagatatttgaattaattttcattaactTTTATTGAAACttgaattttgaatcaaattaatttatataattcttaatttatattttccttAAATTGAAGAGGTTATAACTGTGAACTTCTTCCTATCTTcctaaattacaaatatatatattatttttataaaattttatatttatattatagctatcataatttaatttacttctatactttttaattagtatttatatattgtgatttaaaaatatatatgtgcataaaaatatttgtatataaatttgtgttccaatcaaataaatttttttattatataatgtttaaacaattatcaatattacaaattatccttcttttgagataaaaaaatcCAACTTTTGAGTATGTTGGACTAGCATCCTATGATATAGGATGACTTGATGCGATGTTTAGTGTTTAAAtcttgttaatatatatttttatttcatttgaatGATAGGTGTATAAGTCTAGAtcacaattataataataataaaatatgtgatCAAACACACATGTTAAGAAGTTAACTcggttaattttattaataattctgtcaagcaaataaataaaagacaaatttGGTATTATTCTCATATATTgtgatataattaaaaacaagttaTGTGAAAAAAGAAAGACAAGTTTTCTATAGTTTATGCATAATCAAGGGTGCACCAAACTGAGGTTTAGTGGTGATGATGGGGTGAGGGGCATGAGCATAAGAAGGAGAAAGCTCGAACGAGAAACTTTGAAGGATCATCGCCACGGCCATCTTTGCCTCTAACAAAGCGAAATTCTGGCCTATGCAAACTCTGGGTCCCGAACTAAACGGGAAATAAGAGTGTTGACCCTTTGTCGCCTTGGAAATCCCTTGAACAAATCTCTCTGGTTTGAATTCCTTAGCATCATCGCCCCAAATCTTCTTATCATGGTGAAGTAGTATTATGGGCAAAGTTACCATAGTCCCAGCTTTCAAGTTAAGTGATTCTCCTAGTTTAATGTCTTCATTAATGATTCTGTCTAGTTGAACCACTGGCGGGTAAAGTCTTAACACTTCATTAAGTATCATTGTCACctgaaaaaacaattaataaaatgtatGAGAAAATCCAATTACATGTATTGAATGAATTAGTCAACTATTTTTACTACTTACAATCTTAAGATGAACAAGTCCATCGATATTCGGTTTTCCATCCTTTCCAAATACTTGAAAAACTTCATCTCTTGCTCGTTGTTGCCATTCTTGATGATGAGCCAATAGAACCATTGTCCAAACAAGTAAAACCGCTGTAGTTTCTTGACCAGCAAAGTAGAAAAGCTTGCATTCATCAACAATCTCTTTAATGGTCATCCCCTTTCCATATTTTCCCTCATCCCTAAAGTTGGATTCTAGTAATATCCCTAGTAAGTCTTCATTAGTAGCTTCTCCAGCTTTTAATGCCTGAATTCTCTTATTGGCAAGATCGGTGAGTAACTTGTTCAATTGTTTCTCAATATTCTTCAATCTCCTGTTTCTACTTGTGGGCaaaaacctatatatatatatatatatatatatatatatatacaaatcaATAATTCACTAGTTAAAAGTGATCAaacttgtatatatatacttagCTAGGTAGGGCTAATAACTACCTCCATCCCGGAATATATATTGAGGATAGAACTTGAATGGTGAGTTCAACTTGGAGCTTGAGAAGCTGAAAAATCTTCCTCCCTTGTTGATAAGAGCTACTGAAAGCAGTTCTAGAAATGGCATCAGCTGATAGGGTTTGTATATGTGGCCAGACATCCACTTCTTTCGAATCCTCCATTGCCTTTTCCCATCCACTTATCATCTCAACGCAACTCACGTGAAATGCTGGAAGCATAAGCTAAACACAACAGAAACAGAGTGTGACAAAAACATAATCGGGATTCGAAGGCAATGGAGATGATTGACTGACTGACTACCTTTAACTTCTCCATGTGGAAAGCAGGGTTGATAATTTTTCTATGTTTAACCCATTTATCAAGTTCGTAGGTAACAAGTCCAGTAACCAATATTCTAACTAAAGGATTAGTTTGGGGCTTGAGATAGTTGAAATTCTTTGATAAAACCTCCCTCGCAAGTTCCGGCTCCAAAATGTGTACTCTTGGTATATGTCCGAACCACATGAATGACTTCCTCCCTAGTATGAGATGAAAACATGCATggatctaattaattaatttagacgaTGAAATCTGTTATAAGtatgttaatttattcaaaGACCTCCCCTGTTCTGTtccaaattattatatttatttgctCTATCTGTACTTCCACAACATAAACGGCTATTTATTCTTCATTATCTAGAAAGAAAGGAAGAAATACCATAGGTGTTGATGGTTTTGTGAAGGAAGGGGACAACACGTGGAACTATGTCGTCGGAGAGGGAGATGGGGGTAGAACGGGCAAGTTTGGAAAGGGCAGAAAAGTCTTTTAAATCACCAAACAGGACCTTATATGGATTTCCACGGTAACCTTGGCTTCTAAGATGGTTCTCGACCCTTCTGGGTTTGAGCCAAATCCATTCCAGAATTCCCCATCCCCACCACGCTGCCACCGCCGCCACCAGTAAGTAGCTTACTTTCTCCGTCAATTCATACATTTTTTACAGTGAGAGAGAGAGTGTGTTTAAATTTCTTTGGAAAAAAGCTATGTCAGGACGAGTATATAAACTAGACTTCAAGGATAGATTGGggatttaaacaaaataatattataatgtttactTTTAACAGTGTTATGAAATTTAGGTAATTTTAACTCAAaagttcattaaaaaaatattataattgttttaactcattaaaaaaatattataattgtctgtcaaaaaaaaattataatatttatttttacatccatttttttactttatttttatatatattatatatatatttattaactttataaatttaacttaaacaaattaaacatcacTAAATATACGTAAATTATATTGCGCgatcaaaaaaaattacatcagAACAAACACTATTCATGTGTAATGTAACTAGTTGGTAAGATGTGTCGATAAGCgtgataaattttgttttttagttaatttgtaTCAGATGTATTGATATGCGTAATAAATTTTAgtgtattataattatttcgtGTTAGATTTTTAgtgtattataattatttcgtGTTAGATgtgttataattgtgataaattttataatatgtaaTCATTTCGTATCAGATGTGTTGataattgtaataaattttataatgtgtAGTTATTTTCGTGTTAGATGATTTTGACTATAAATAGATATATGGGGTAAAATATAGTCATTATATCCCACTGTTTTAATTCTATCGAATGTACAtaggtcttgtttgatgaatgaattattaggataaaacttagtttttatcccaaaattcaATCATCACACCATCTAtctaatcaatttatttatatcttaaaataccaaaattattccttaattttttaatataaattaattattaaataaaaatttagagagACAAAAgataatttgatcaaaaataaataaaattattttttttctacttttaatcaaacaagattttttttttttaaaaaaaaacaaacaaaaccctCCAAAACCACTTCCTCAAAAATGCTCATATACTTTCAACTTtggttaaaaatgttttattcgATCAATATCCTACAACCACAATGAAGATATCCTATTGTGTcgggtttatataaaaaaaattgaagattcAATTACTATAATGTACCAATTAAGTGACCGATTATAGTCTTGTGTAGAAGAAGTTTTCATAAAAAGATGGAGCAATGGGAGATTCGTACTAAGAGATATATGCACGCATGACTTGATACCATCTAAAAAGTAGCAATGAAACTTCGTATAAAAGCACATGAACATATGCATCAAAGCGATCAAAGCGAtgctttaaatgaaaatattgtgAGTATTAagacattatttaattttttaagattattattcAAACAcactataattaattatttaaacctCACCCATGCTCGAAACTAAAGTGTTGTTCACGAAATATTCTAAATTCAAAGCAATTAAAGTTTAATCACGCGTGGAAATGTGTGGAAATTTTACGTACAAATATGCGTTGTTTGAATAGAGAAACTTTATATTATTAGCATTTTAGGTTGTTTTTGCCGGACAACCGTTGTAGCTGAAAAGTAGTAGGGTTAGAGATGATATTATCACAAACAATCCAATAGAGTTGTTGGTCAGtttgaatcaaattttttttaaagaaaaaaatatatttagaaataactAGACacattaactaataaaaaatttattaaaatgtacTTACTAAAAAAATACTAGTTCATCTAACTTATATTAGTAacagttaattttatttttttaatttatatatttattaattaaatatttatattttcttctctccttatttgtataaattaaataattaatttcattaattttatctttttttttattacgaTCTTCTTCCTATATCCGTTTCTATTTCATCTTTGTACAatatcagtttttatttctctttttttttatttcatctccttcctacattaattttattttcttttgatatACAACAACATTAAGTCGACTAGTAATGGCTTTCAAATATAAGACTAATAACAAATGCATGACTTCATCTTTCTGTTAATATGACTCTTATAAATCCAATATAACTCTTAAgatcaaacataaataaatataagtgaaactctaaaatcaatatttttcttaCACTTAACTAATTTTAGATAATGGTGatgatcaaatttttttaatagttaacTAATTTTGTAGTggtgatgatcaattttttttttttgcaattagCTAATTTCATATAGTGGtgatataaataagtttagcattttgttataaataatgtttCTAGTTTTgagttttttcataaatatgttGGGCCTTAGATTTGTTATCATTTATACAAAAgatcaattatataaaagaattcAAATGAAGTAGATCAAATTTTGCTAAATGAAATTTtgttctaatttttaatatttcaatataaacaCATACCAAAGACATAAATATTAGTAGAACTCTaaaccaaattatttttaacagaGACTATTTCTATttgtataaagaaaataaaattaatataggaAAAAGATGAAATGGAACAAAGAGAAATAGAAAggtaaattaaagaaaataaaattagtatagGAAGAAGGTGAAATGGaacaaattaaatagaaattaagaagaagaaaaaaaatagaaattgatATATGAAGAAgacgaaataataaattagataaaattagagagattaattaattaattataaaaaaatgagaaataatacatatatttaattaataaatatataaataaaatatatttttattatcgaAAACTAAATTGagtctatatttttttataatagatacgtttaaataaaattttattaattaatacatctAATTGAGTAattgagctagttgtacaaataAATACGTCTAAAtgaacttaattattttttaataaatatatgtataattgataaaaaaaaattagtttcaaatatatattttttaaatgatccatgcaaaatgatataaatgagagtAGTTTAAACTCGACGACAAGAAGATtgcaaaattcaaaaaaaaaattaaaataaagcaTAATACGAAAAGGTTCACCAATGGTCAaagaataaataacaaaaaaaacaaatttaatgaacACAGAAGTCTTCAAGAATGAGTTCTCGACCGCCTTAATCGGTTTACCTAATGAAACATCcttatttgttataataataaaattatgtattaaatgCATTGGTCGACCACGATCACAAAACTTTATACAATTTCTTTCAAGCCAGATGATTCATCATGAGATAAACAGGATATGGGCCCAACAACTTAAACCAATCGAGCTCACTTTCTCTATCCACATTTCCAAACAGCTAACAATAGATTTCGACATAACCCACTAAATATCAGTCATGTTTTATAATAAGCTCTAAATCGCAATCAGCCAATCACTATATTACAGTGTAAGATCAAGTGATGAGCTGACTCGGCCTCTCTGTGACACATTCTACAACGGTTAGCCacaatacattatttttttcattcatctaTCATCCGTCAAAATCCCTCCATGCATTACacttcatccaaagaacgagatttTTTATGGAAACTTAGAGTCCCACAACTTCTCCTATATTAGATCGTAAAGATCATTCTCTGCAATTAAAGAGTAGCAATGACTaaccttaaaattatcaatatcttGTCAACGTAAAACACCACACAAAGAAATATTCAACTCTTACGCCCCATTAAGTTCAACACTTTATCATGTCAAGAAAACTCTTTAGTATTTAGTCTTCTTATGTACATGATTCTCATTGCAAAACTATTAAAGCTCATGTATAACATGTCCTTAATTGTAGTATCTCTACATATAGAGATCGAGGCAAGAACCGAGAACGATGAGGAAAGACTTTTGACATTACATCATACGTTATCCCAAAAAGTGATCGAAGATCCATCACCAACCGAAAATAAGCATTGTCCATAAAAAGACATCCACATTATCGAGATGTTACTCAAAATATCGCACCCCAATGCCTGATTAATAGGTGCATTAGTCAGCCCAATTTTGATGTACTTACCTATGATTATAATAGCCCATAGGAGGTAGGCTCttagataaatttataaatatattttcttttaaatttagttagatttattttaatttaaagtgttattagtgAGGATAAAAAATGATTCACTAAGGTAATTCAAGTGATAAGAATAGTTCTTAAAAGATCAAACGTTAAAATCGTTTAAGCATAATAATAACATGAGAGgagagtaaataaaaaataaaaaaacatcaaatacaaaaataagaataaaataacaatgaaaaaagatttaaaaactaaattagaaTGTCAGGTAAAAAGTGTTTTATTAGTTTCTTAcatcaaacaatataaatattaacctagttggttaaagagttatacttattttgttaggttgcgagttcgaaacatatctatagtatttttaattttatttttaaccgttttaagtttatgtgcagatcaacctagaatccgacccaaatatccatttactctcacatatatatccaaattaaccacaactctcgacccggcaattcggatacttttaaaattaggaatcattatatatatatatattgttacaatatctcgcgttcatcaaatttggtgttgaattaagaatataaagttttattagtctagttggttaaagagttgtacttgttttgttaggttgcgagttcgaaacatacttatagcattttttattttattttgaaccgttttaagtttattggcgggtcaacccagaatccgacccaagtatcaatttactctcacatatttatccaaattaaccacaactctcgacccggcaatctggatactttaaaaattaagcatcattatatatatatatattagttagtttaaaagttgaacttatattgttataacgtctcgcgttcatcaaatttgatgttgaattaaaaatataaagtgttattaacctactaggttaaaaagttgtacttgttttgttaggttgcgattTCAAAgcatatttataacatttttattttatttttaaccgttttaagtttatgggcgggtcaactcagaatccgacccaagtatccatttactctcacatatatattcaaattaaccacatctcttgacccgacaatccggacactttcaaaattaagcaacattatatatatatatatatatatatatatatatatatatatatatatatatatatatatatatatatatatatatattagttagttaaaatgatgaacttatattgtta is drawn from Impatiens glandulifera chromosome 3, dImpGla2.1, whole genome shotgun sequence and contains these coding sequences:
- the LOC124932874 gene encoding cytochrome P450 CYP72A219-like; its protein translation is MYELTEKVSYLLVAAVAAWWGWGILEWIWLKPRRVENHLRSQGYRGNPYKVLFGDLKDFSALSKLARSTPISLSDDIVPRVVPFLHKTINTYGRKSFMWFGHIPRVHILEPELAREVLSKNFNYLKPQTNPLVRILVTGLVTYELDKWVKHRKIINPAFHMEKLKLMLPAFHVSCVEMISGWEKAMEDSKEVDVWPHIQTLSADAISRTAFSSSYQQGRKIFQLLKLQVELTIQVLSSIYIPGWRFLPTSRNRRLKNIEKQLNKLLTDLANKRIQALKAGEATNEDLLGILLESNFRDEGKYGKGMTIKEIVDECKLFYFAGQETTAVLLVWTMVLLAHHQEWQQRARDEVFQVFGKDGKPNIDGLVHLKIVTMILNEVLRLYPPVVQLDRIINEDIKLGESLNLKAGTMVTLPIILLHHDKKIWGDDAKEFKPERFVQGISKATKGQHSYFPFSSGPRVCIGQNFALLEAKMAVAMILQSFSFELSPSYAHAPHPIITTKPQFGAPLIMHKL